One window from the genome of Lasioglossum baleicum chromosome 9, iyLasBale1, whole genome shotgun sequence encodes:
- the Twz gene encoding BTB/POZ domain-containing protein twz, which translates to MFPSAQIKMRLLSPSSSPATSPTMSNSSSPTPPTPAAPTYNQKMTGIPCVAAASRYTAPVHIDVGGTIYTSSLETLTKYPESRLAKLFNGSIPIVLDSLKQHYFIDRDGGMFRHILNFMRNSRLLIPDNFADLDLLLEEARYFDIAPMCRQLEQMKKERIKNGSTTTSTSSPSPPPASQLSNRGSGCTTVPCNRDSDKVRSTEGNCSYECVALHVSPDLGERVMLSGGRALLDEVFPETTQAVIDARSGVAWHQQDARHVIRFPLNGYCKLNSVQAITRLLNAGFRVVASNGGGVEGQQFSEYLFVRQAVNT; encoded by the exons ATGTTCCCTAGCGCTCAAATTAAAATGAG ATTGCTGTCGCCAAGCAGTTCGCCGGCCACGTCGCCCACAATGTCGAATTCCTCGTCGCCGACACCACCGACGCCGGCTGCGCCGACTTACAATCAGAAGATGACCGGGATACCCTGTGTGGCCGCTGCTTCCAGGTACACGGCGCCGGTTCATATCGACGTAGGTGGCACGATATACACGTCCTCGCTGGAAACGTTAACCAA ATATCCAGAATCGAGGCTAGCGAAATTATTCAACGGCAGCATCCCCATCGTTCTGGACTCCCTGAAGCAGCATTATTTCATCGACAGGGACGGCGGCATGTTCAGACACATATTGAATTTTATGAGAAACTCACGGCTGCTGATACCAGATAATTTCGCCGATTTGGATTTGCTGCTGGAAGAAGCGCGGTACTTCGACATCGCAC CGATGTGCAGGCAGCTGGAGCAGATGAAGAAGGAGCGCATAAAAAACGGTTCGACGACAACATCGACATCATCCCCGAGTCCACCGCCGGCGAGCCAATTAAGCAACCGTGGTTCTGGTTGCACGACGGTGCCCTGCAACCGGGACTCGGACAAAGTGCGCAGCACCGAGGGCAACTGCAGTTACGAGTGTGTGGCTTTGCACGTCAGCCCGGATTTAGGAGAAAGGGTGATGCTGTCGGGTGGTAGGGCGCTTTTGGACGAGGTGTTCCCGGAAACGACCCAAGCGGTGATCGACGCCCGTTCCGGCGTCGCCTGGCACCAACAGGACGCCCGTCACGTAATCAGGTTCCCATTAAACGGCTACTGCAAGCTGAATTCCGTGCAGGCCATCACCAGGCTGTTGAACGCCGGATTCCGCGTGGTCGCGAGCAACGGCGGCGGCGTCGAGGGACAACAGTTCTCGGAGTACCTGTTCGTTAGACAGGCCGTCAACACCTGA